Proteins encoded within one genomic window of uncultured Sphingopyxis sp.:
- a CDS encoding TonB-dependent receptor, producing MLRRQYTVSVSAVAMLALALPQLAKAQEEMPPAIGDSDSASVAADGSGDIIVTATKRAESINSVGMSITAAGEDALAQAGVVDTGDLAKIVPGFNFTPSSYGVPVFTLRGIGFYDTSLAAPPAVSVYSDEAPLPYSILTTGASLDLERVEVLKGPQGTLYGQNSTGGAINYIAAKPEDVFGASSEISYGRFDALTLQGHVTGPLGEGVSARAAIRYTRGDDWQRSFTRRDGIGEKDLLVGRLLVDIEPADELRIRLNANGWRDRSDNQAYQFLRVLVNPAALPPELVNYPLAPDTNRAADWTPGFAYKRHNDYYQLSGRVEYTLGSNVDLVSITTWQELDRNGLVDADGTTLRANEYSTPGHLEIFSQELRLSGEAGRFFWLVGGNYQHEKIADSLAATFSNIGVPFDGVDTRNSTIVDTYAAFANLDYELDSGVTLHAGARYSDDRRRFEGCMYDNGSGQLAALLSAIATARNGRPITIPPGACASLDTNFLPDQFRDTLAEDNLSWRLGADYEVGAGKLVYVNVSRGYKSGAFPTSGATYGIQFRPATQESVLAFEAGFKLSLLDRQLQLNGAAFYYDYTDKQFRGKIIDPVLGALNALVNVPKSRVQGAELQIGWTPSDSFSLNLGGTYVGSRIKGSFQNFNAFGQPVDVGGEQFPLTPKWQLTGDAEYGTEIGSGLDAYVGGNFSYQSKQNSGLGALPDLDVDGYALFDARLGVRSHGRGWHAALFVRNLTDKNYVTFVSSASPTLLAQLRGQPRTFGVTIGFDY from the coding sequence ATGTTGCGCCGCCAGTATACCGTGTCCGTGTCCGCCGTTGCCATGCTGGCGCTGGCGCTGCCGCAATTGGCAAAGGCGCAAGAAGAAATGCCGCCGGCGATCGGCGACAGCGACAGCGCCAGCGTTGCCGCGGACGGATCGGGCGACATCATCGTGACGGCGACGAAACGCGCCGAAAGCATCAACTCGGTCGGCATGTCGATCACTGCGGCGGGCGAAGACGCCCTTGCCCAGGCCGGCGTCGTGGATACCGGCGATCTTGCCAAGATCGTCCCGGGCTTCAATTTCACCCCGTCCAGCTATGGCGTCCCCGTATTCACGCTCCGCGGCATCGGCTTCTACGATACCAGCCTTGCGGCTCCGCCGGCGGTCAGCGTCTACAGCGACGAGGCGCCGCTGCCCTATTCGATCCTGACCACCGGCGCGTCACTCGACCTTGAGCGCGTCGAGGTCCTCAAGGGACCGCAAGGCACGCTATACGGGCAGAATTCGACCGGCGGCGCGATCAACTATATCGCGGCCAAACCGGAGGATGTTTTCGGCGCCAGCAGCGAAATCAGCTATGGCCGCTTCGATGCATTGACGCTGCAAGGTCATGTCACAGGACCACTGGGCGAAGGCGTCAGCGCGCGCGCGGCCATACGCTATACCCGCGGCGACGACTGGCAACGCAGCTTCACGCGCCGCGACGGGATCGGCGAAAAGGATTTGCTCGTCGGCCGCCTGCTGGTCGACATCGAACCCGCCGACGAGCTGCGGATCCGGCTCAACGCCAACGGCTGGCGCGACCGGTCCGACAACCAAGCCTATCAATTCCTGCGGGTGCTCGTAAACCCGGCCGCCCTGCCGCCCGAATTGGTCAATTATCCGCTGGCGCCCGACACCAACAGGGCCGCGGACTGGACGCCCGGCTTCGCCTACAAGCGCCACAATGATTATTACCAGCTGTCGGGCCGCGTCGAATATACGCTGGGAAGCAATGTCGATCTGGTTTCGATCACGACATGGCAGGAACTCGATCGCAACGGCTTGGTCGATGCAGACGGAACCACGCTGCGCGCCAATGAATATTCGACGCCGGGGCATCTTGAAATATTCTCGCAGGAATTGCGATTGTCGGGGGAGGCCGGCCGGTTCTTCTGGCTCGTGGGAGGCAATTACCAGCATGAAAAGATTGCAGACTCGCTCGCCGCTACCTTCTCCAACATCGGCGTGCCGTTTGACGGCGTCGACACGCGCAACAGCACCATCGTCGACACTTACGCCGCCTTCGCCAATCTCGACTATGAACTGGACAGCGGCGTAACCCTCCATGCCGGCGCACGCTATTCGGACGATCGGCGCCGTTTCGAGGGATGCATGTACGACAATGGCAGCGGCCAGCTGGCCGCCCTGCTATCGGCGATCGCGACGGCGCGCAACGGCCGGCCGATCACGATTCCGCCCGGCGCCTGCGCATCGCTCGACACGAATTTCCTGCCCGATCAGTTCCGCGACACGCTGGCGGAGGATAATCTGTCGTGGCGGCTCGGCGCGGACTATGAGGTCGGCGCAGGCAAGCTTGTTTATGTCAATGTGAGCCGCGGGTACAAGAGCGGCGCTTTCCCGACGTCGGGCGCCACTTATGGCATCCAGTTCCGGCCGGCGACGCAGGAATCGGTCCTCGCATTCGAGGCCGGATTCAAACTCAGCCTGCTCGACCGCCAACTGCAGCTCAATGGCGCTGCCTTCTATTATGATTATACCGACAAGCAGTTTCGCGGAAAAATCATCGACCCCGTTCTCGGCGCGCTCAATGCGCTGGTCAATGTCCCGAAATCGCGCGTTCAAGGCGCCGAATTGCAGATCGGCTGGACGCCCTCCGACTCCTTCTCGCTCAACCTGGGCGGAACCTATGTCGGCTCGCGGATCAAGGGGTCGTTCCAGAACTTCAATGCTTTTGGTCAGCCGGTCGATGTCGGCGGCGAACAATTCCCGCTAACCCCCAAATGGCAGCTCACGGGGGATGCCGAGTATGGGACGGAAATCGGCAGCGGCCTTGACGCCTATGTCGGCGGAAACTTCAGCTACCAGAGCAAGCAGAATTCGGGCCTCGGCGCGCTGCCCGATCTGGACGTCGACGGCTATGCACTGTTCGATGCCAGGTTGGGTGTGCGCTCGCACGGCCGAGGATGGCATGCCGCCCTGTTTGTCCGCAACCTCACCGACAAGAATTATGTGACCTTTGTCAGCAGCGCATCACCGACGCTGCTCGCACAATTGCGCGGGCAGCCCAGGACGTTCGGCGTGACGATCGGCTTCGACTATTGA
- the hmgA gene encoding homogentisate 1,2-dioxygenase: MPGFGNYVSTEAVAGVLPVGRNSPQRTRFGLHVEVISGSAFTVRRAENRRVWLYRLMPSAQHGRFEAYAGGQGIHTAPFPNLDLPPDRLRWDSFPVPDVPTDFVDGIVTFGGNGDIANGAGVGIHMYAANVSMEKKIFSSSDGELLIIPQQGRMIVTTEQGRFTLEPLQIGLIPRGLKFKVELLDRVARGYICENYGEMFRLPELGPIGTAGLANLRDFETPVAWFEDREEPHLHVQKFQGRLWSATIGHSPFDVVGWHGNLAPYRYDLRRFNAINTVSFDHPDPSIYTVLTSPSESPGTANCDFVIFPPRWMVAEDTFRPPWFHRNVMSEFMGLIQGVHDAKAKGFDPGGASLHNCMTAHGPDRESVEKATVAELAPHKVKDTLAFMLESRHVIRPTRWALETELLQKDYDACWQGFARGRVPDGENRR; the protein is encoded by the coding sequence ATGCCCGGGTTCGGGAATTACGTCTCGACCGAAGCGGTGGCGGGGGTGCTTCCCGTCGGACGGAACAGTCCGCAACGCACCAGATTCGGACTTCATGTCGAGGTCATATCGGGCAGCGCCTTCACCGTCCGGCGAGCGGAAAATCGGCGTGTCTGGCTCTACCGCCTGATGCCGTCGGCTCAGCATGGACGTTTCGAGGCCTATGCCGGCGGGCAGGGAATCCACACCGCGCCTTTCCCCAACCTCGACCTTCCGCCCGATCGCTTGCGCTGGGACAGCTTCCCCGTTCCGGACGTTCCGACCGATTTCGTCGACGGCATCGTCACCTTCGGCGGCAACGGCGATATCGCGAACGGAGCCGGCGTTGGCATCCATATGTATGCGGCCAACGTCTCGATGGAGAAAAAGATATTCTCCTCTTCCGACGGAGAACTGCTGATCATACCGCAGCAGGGGCGGATGATCGTCACCACCGAGCAAGGCCGCTTCACGCTCGAACCTCTGCAGATAGGGCTCATCCCGCGCGGGCTGAAATTCAAGGTCGAACTGCTGGATAGAGTCGCGCGAGGCTATATTTGCGAGAATTACGGCGAGATGTTCCGGCTGCCCGAATTGGGACCGATCGGGACCGCGGGCCTCGCGAACCTGCGCGATTTCGAAACGCCGGTCGCCTGGTTCGAGGACCGCGAGGAGCCGCATCTGCATGTGCAGAAATTCCAGGGCCGGCTCTGGTCGGCGACAATCGGCCATTCGCCCTTCGATGTCGTCGGCTGGCACGGCAATCTGGCACCGTATCGTTATGATCTGCGCCGTTTCAACGCGATAAATACGGTCAGTTTCGACCATCCCGATCCGTCGATTTATACGGTCCTTACCAGTCCGTCGGAATCGCCCGGGACGGCCAATTGCGATTTCGTCATCTTTCCGCCGCGCTGGATGGTCGCGGAGGACACGTTCAGGCCACCGTGGTTCCACCGCAATGTGATGAGCGAGTTCATGGGGCTGATCCAGGGCGTCCACGATGCGAAGGCCAAGGGCTTCGATCCGGGCGGTGCCAGCCTGCACAATTGCATGACAGCACATGGCCCCGACCGCGAAAGCGTCGAAAAGGCAACGGTCGCCGAACTGGCGCCCCACAAGGTCAAGGACACGCTCGCCTTCATGCTCGAGAGCCGGCACGTCATCCGCCCGACCCGATGGGCGCTCGAGACCGAGCTTCTTCAGAAAGACTATGATGCGTGTTGGCAGGGCTTTGCGCGCGGCCGGGTTCCTGACGGGGAGAACAGACGATGA
- a CDS encoding glutathione S-transferase family protein, translating into MKLFYTSASPFARKARAAAAEAGVERDVEAVEITQMTVPTNHIPELSRENPLGKVPVLQLGDGRRIVDSAVIAEYFDSIGSGILFPRDDMRWTALTLHALADGIIEAGIACRLEGLRPEAIRWPDWVDAHRGKLVAALDAIENDGGLLSGPFNIGQLALVCAIEWIAFRDVYHDSFAGRPALADWYGKVRGRPSLRATMP; encoded by the coding sequence ATGAAATTATTTTATACTTCCGCATCCCCGTTCGCCCGCAAGGCGCGTGCTGCGGCGGCGGAGGCCGGCGTCGAACGGGATGTCGAGGCCGTCGAAATCACGCAGATGACGGTCCCTACCAATCATATTCCGGAGCTGTCGCGCGAGAATCCGCTCGGCAAGGTTCCGGTTCTTCAGCTCGGCGACGGCCGGCGGATCGTCGATTCCGCGGTGATTGCTGAATATTTCGACAGCATCGGCAGCGGCATATTGTTTCCGCGCGACGATATGCGGTGGACGGCGCTGACGCTGCACGCGCTTGCCGACGGGATCATCGAGGCGGGGATCGCCTGCCGGCTCGAAGGGCTGCGTCCCGAAGCCATACGCTGGCCCGACTGGGTCGATGCGCATCGCGGCAAACTGGTCGCTGCGCTCGATGCGATCGAGAACGACGGCGGGCTTCTGTCCGGCCCGTTCAACATCGGCCAGCTCGCGCTCGTCTGCGCGATCGAATGGATCGCGTTTCGCGACGTCTATCATGACAGTTTCGCCGGCCGTCCGGCACTCGCGGACTGGTATGGCAAGGTCCGCGGTCGCCCGTCGCTTCGCGCGACCATGCCGTGA
- a CDS encoding glutathione S-transferase N-terminal domain-containing protein gives MIDLFMWATPNGYKISIMLEEVGLPYRVVPVDIGKGEQFDPAFLAISPNNKIPAIVDPDGPDGRPISVFESGAILFYLARKTGRFLPSTDRDRIAVMEWLMFQMGGLGPMAGQAHHFRHYAKEDIPYAVERYTAEVARLYRVMDARLAQTPFLAGEYGIADIACFPWVRRHERHGVDLATYPHVQCWYETIIARPAVIAGLLPLSDAERRGIIAHDGSHDLLFGSGQFAGNR, from the coding sequence ATGATCGACCTGTTCATGTGGGCAACGCCCAACGGATACAAGATTTCGATCATGCTCGAAGAGGTCGGGCTGCCTTACCGGGTCGTGCCGGTCGATATCGGCAAGGGGGAACAGTTCGATCCGGCCTTTCTGGCGATCAGTCCGAACAACAAGATCCCGGCGATCGTCGATCCCGACGGCCCCGACGGCCGGCCGATATCGGTTTTCGAATCGGGGGCCATCCTGTTCTATCTGGCGCGAAAAACCGGACGGTTTCTGCCGTCGACGGACCGCGATCGCATCGCCGTCATGGAATGGCTGATGTTCCAGATGGGCGGCCTTGGACCGATGGCCGGGCAGGCGCATCATTTCCGGCACTATGCGAAGGAGGATATCCCTTACGCGGTAGAGCGATACACGGCCGAGGTCGCGCGGCTTTATCGCGTGATGGACGCGCGTCTGGCGCAGACGCCCTTTCTGGCCGGCGAATATGGCATTGCCGATATCGCCTGCTTCCCATGGGTGCGCCGGCACGAGCGGCATGGGGTCGATCTCGCGACCTATCCCCATGTGCAATGCTGGTACGAAACGATCATTGCGCGGCCCGCGGTGATCGCCGGCCTGCTCCCGCTTTCGGATGCGGAGCGGCGCGGGATTATCGCCCACGACGGATCGCACGATCTGTTGTTCGGTAGCGGCCAGTTCGCCGGCAACCGATGA
- a CDS encoding mandelate racemase/muconate lactonizing enzyme family protein: MTSAHVTGAQAGCVYLDLGGARGGSGITGVEVILARVETNDGLEAWGFSYVLRGHRGASLAAARDAVAVLVGKPVPHPEAAWRRAVAGFNRTGGGPNLVGLAAIDVALWDLWGKVHGRSIAALLGGGEVDRPVYASSGFSPGQDPEEAAELAKAAIAAGYCGVKPRLAGRSADLLLLQRVRAAIGPDALLLGDANEKLDLPQAMALARDAVRSGLDYLEEPLSASDLDGLRRLARALTLAIAGGEHFQDDLLLLPVLKERLLSLFQPDLAMMGGLTPCLRAARAAELFGVKVSPHFLPGLFVQLASACPALTMLEEFPLIEPLFDGWPEVRGGRMRATARPGHGLHPTGHAIEEFRRSG, encoded by the coding sequence ATGACGTCGGCGCACGTCACCGGTGCGCAAGCGGGATGCGTGTACCTCGATCTGGGTGGCGCGCGCGGCGGTTCGGGGATTACGGGGGTCGAGGTCATTCTGGCCCGCGTCGAGACGAACGACGGACTGGAAGCCTGGGGATTCAGCTATGTCCTGCGCGGCCATCGCGGGGCCAGCCTTGCGGCGGCACGCGACGCTGTGGCGGTGCTTGTCGGCAAGCCGGTCCCGCATCCCGAGGCGGCGTGGCGCCGCGCCGTCGCCGGGTTCAATCGCACGGGCGGGGGTCCCAACCTCGTCGGTCTGGCCGCAATCGATGTCGCGCTGTGGGATTTGTGGGGCAAGGTGCACGGCCGGTCCATCGCCGCCTTGTTGGGGGGCGGCGAAGTGGATCGTCCGGTCTATGCTTCTTCCGGCTTTTCGCCGGGGCAAGACCCCGAAGAGGCAGCCGAACTTGCGAAGGCGGCGATCGCCGCCGGCTATTGCGGGGTCAAGCCGCGGCTGGCGGGCCGATCCGCCGATCTTTTGCTCCTGCAACGGGTGCGCGCGGCGATCGGGCCCGATGCGCTGTTGCTTGGCGATGCCAATGAAAAACTCGATCTGCCGCAGGCGATGGCGCTGGCGCGCGACGCGGTCCGATCGGGGCTCGACTATCTGGAAGAACCGCTGTCCGCGAGCGATCTCGACGGTCTGCGCCGGCTTGCCCGCGCGTTGACGCTGGCGATCGCGGGCGGAGAGCATTTTCAGGACGACCTGCTGCTGCTCCCCGTTTTGAAGGAGCGCCTGCTCTCGCTGTTCCAGCCCGACCTGGCGATGATGGGCGGGCTGACCCCGTGCCTGCGTGCCGCGCGCGCAGCCGAATTGTTCGGGGTGAAGGTGTCGCCGCATTTCCTGCCGGGACTGTTCGTCCAACTGGCGTCGGCTTGCCCCGCGCTGACCATGCTCGAGGAATTTCCCCTGATCGAGCCATTGTTCGATGGCTGGCCGGAGGTCCGGGGCGGACGGATGCGTGCGACGGCCCGGCCGGGACACGGCCTTCATCCCACGGGCCATGCGATCGAAGAATTCCGGAGATCCGGTTGA
- a CDS encoding alpha/beta hydrolase, with the protein MPRRTIVEIDIPAVGMSETQSGITRMKPRILGALVEPDAPTGVAALIAHPTNNFLGHPLLSPLAERGIAALGLNTRFMNNDATLIMEKAIQDIGAGVRWLRERGYEQVHLVGFSGGAALACFYQAQAEKLTIVETPAGDAVSLSAGDLPPADSLSLIAAHLGRSRLLQDWIDPSLTDESDAASRDPSLDMYDAVNGPPYSDEFLERYRSAQSARRDRIEAWAKARLGLLRINNPSADEAFVVHRTFADPRFMDLSLDPNGRHAGGIWGNARDVNYAANAIGRYTSLTAFLSQWAGCSNADGPTNVMRTSIPVQYIELGGDASTFPSTTRIWREAIESRGNATSSFHAIDDADHYLKRPEHLREAADMLAAAFSA; encoded by the coding sequence ATGCCGCGTAGGACGATCGTCGAGATCGATATTCCGGCTGTCGGCATGTCCGAAACCCAGTCGGGCATCACCCGCATGAAGCCCCGGATATTGGGTGCGCTGGTCGAGCCCGATGCGCCGACCGGAGTGGCGGCGTTGATCGCGCATCCGACGAATAACTTCCTGGGGCACCCGCTTCTTTCCCCACTGGCCGAGCGGGGTATTGCAGCGCTTGGTCTCAACACGCGCTTCATGAATAACGACGCGACGCTGATCATGGAAAAGGCGATCCAGGACATTGGCGCGGGTGTTCGTTGGCTGCGCGAGCGCGGCTACGAACAGGTTCATCTTGTCGGATTTTCCGGCGGCGCGGCGCTCGCATGCTTCTATCAGGCGCAAGCGGAGAAGCTGACAATCGTCGAGACGCCCGCGGGCGATGCCGTGTCGCTGTCGGCGGGCGATCTGCCGCCAGCTGACAGCCTGTCGCTGATCGCCGCCCATCTCGGCCGGTCGCGCCTTTTGCAAGACTGGATCGACCCGTCGCTCACCGACGAGAGCGATGCGGCGAGCCGCGATCCGTCGCTGGACATGTATGATGCGGTGAACGGTCCGCCCTATTCCGACGAATTCCTCGAACGCTATCGCTCGGCACAATCCGCGCGGCGCGACCGGATCGAGGCATGGGCAAAGGCTCGTCTCGGGCTCCTACGGATCAATAATCCATCCGCGGACGAGGCCTTTGTCGTTCACCGGACATTTGCCGATCCACGTTTCATGGATCTTTCCCTCGATCCCAATGGTCGTCATGCCGGTGGCATTTGGGGAAACGCGCGGGACGTTAATTATGCGGCGAATGCGATCGGGCGCTACACGTCGCTCACAGCTTTCCTCAGTCAATGGGCCGGATGCTCGAACGCCGATGGCCCGACCAACGTCATGCGAACCAGCATACCGGTGCAATATATAGAACTTGGCGGCGATGCCTCGACCTTTCCGAGCACCACGAGGATCTGGCGCGAAGCGATCGAGAGTCGGGGGAATGCGACATCCTCCTTTCATGCGATCGATGATGCCGATCATTATCTGAAGCGGCCCGAGCATCTTCGAGAGGCGGCAGACATGCTGGCGGCCGCCTTTTCCGCCTAG